A part of Kiritimatiellia bacterium genomic DNA contains:
- a CDS encoding SAM-dependent chlorinase/fluorinase: MNGPVITLLTDFGTRDGYVAAMKGVLLGRAPGATVVDAAHDIPPHDVAAAAWTLGQYWRCFPPGTIHVAVVDPGVGTERAVLLVEADSHLFLAPDNGLLTWVLRQARRVALRRLKEEVHGETVSATFHGRDIFAHAAGLLASGRASVEDLGEDIREMVMPAWASVERVGEGLRGLIVHVDRFGNLITNIQRHQALESVGAAFVASAGAFSGIPARRTYGEARPGELIALFGSSDTIELAVNGGSAAERTGLARGQSVDLLPSLKIEG, from the coding sequence ATGAACGGGCCCGTCATCACGCTGCTGACCGATTTCGGAACACGGGACGGCTACGTCGCCGCCATGAAGGGCGTGCTGCTGGGCCGCGCGCCGGGGGCGACCGTCGTGGACGCGGCCCACGACATCCCCCCGCACGACGTCGCCGCCGCGGCCTGGACGCTGGGCCAGTACTGGCGTTGTTTTCCGCCCGGGACCATCCACGTGGCGGTCGTGGACCCGGGCGTGGGCACGGAGCGGGCCGTGCTCCTGGTGGAGGCCGACAGCCATCTCTTCCTCGCGCCGGACAACGGGCTGCTGACCTGGGTGCTCCGGCAGGCGCGCCGCGTGGCCCTCCGGCGGCTCAAGGAGGAGGTCCACGGCGAGACCGTCTCGGCCACGTTTCACGGACGGGATATTTTTGCGCACGCGGCCGGCCTGCTGGCCTCGGGCCGCGCCTCCGTGGAGGATCTGGGCGAGGATATCCGCGAGATGGTCATGCCGGCCTGGGCTTCCGTGGAGCGGGTCGGGGAGGGCCTGCGCGGCCTGATCGTGCACGTGGACCGCTTCGGCAACCTCATCACGAACATCCAGCGCCACCAGGCCCTGGAAAGCGTGGGCGCGGCCTTCGTCGCGTCCGCCGGCGCCTTCTCCGGGATCCCCGCGAGGCGGACCTACGGCGAGGCCCGGCCGGGCGAGTTGATCGCCCTCTTCGGTTCCTCCGATACGATCGAACTTGCCGTCAACGGAGGTTCCGCGGCCGAGCGGA